A region from the Lolium perenne isolate Kyuss_39 chromosome 4, Kyuss_2.0, whole genome shotgun sequence genome encodes:
- the LOC127292253 gene encoding uncharacterized protein, which produces MTTIALPDDLVVDILSRLPLKSFCRFKCVCKSWLAFSSDPHYRKKLPRSPSGLLWQKPEHGTAIGFARLPSGDRDIDTTLCFVPSYAHPLKLNHCSNGLLVCHSGDSNAIVCNPATEEWMSLPCTQPGSSGSHSYLRLGFDPLWSQHFYVFNFQWYLFPDGVYRYEVKVFYSEDSTWSSCLWETSDALLGVSLFLSGVLYVKSSLAHELLALDATDTCSQLPNARTIQLPGFPNGLAGFSFENGCISLSCGVLCYAQQELDGCMMRIWSLEGSGRWVVKHRLSMNDVFGRDLLLRNTNTAETWFFDYYILAIDLERELVIVADRIAHMVFSFSISTGKLSGIWIDSEPWLIYYYYVPYYNKFPASVLQRAQVSTIALPDDLVVEILSRLPLKSFCRFKCVCKSWLAFSSDAHYRQKLPRTPTGFLYQKRELDTSIHLARLPSSDRDIDTTLSFLPCDGYPLELNGCSNGLLLSYSRGSTDAEISNAIVCNPATEEWMELPYTQPGPTVTFSYLMLCFDPLWSQHFYVFNFQESYFSAVEHKTEVKVFFSENSTWSTCLWESDDPCWSDALFVNGVLYVENTLLHDILALDAPDTCTQLLNERTIQLPGFASGPSQGFGCWNGRLCQSCGVLCFAQQELDGCMMRIWSLEGSDGWVVKHRLNINNVLGRDIILRTCTYGSWYFEYDIFAFDLERELVILVDRIADNVLLDNPRNGKVIPFSISTGKLLEIWNASEPGWGYYYVPYYHKFLASVLRRA; this is translated from the coding sequence ATGACAACAATCGCGTTACCTGATGACCTGGTGGTGGATATCCTATCTCGGCTGCCGTTGAAGTCCTTTTGCCGCTTCAAATGTGTCTGCAAGTCTTGGCTTGCTTTCTCATCTGATCCACACTACCGCAAGAAGCTCCCAAGATCTCCCTCTGGTCTCTTGTGGCAAAAACCTGAGCATGGTACTGCCATCGGTTTCGCTAGACTTCCCTCGGGTGACAGGGATATTGACACAACACTTTGCTTTGTGCCATCTTATGCACACCCTTTAAAGCTTAATCATTGCAGCAATGGCCTACTTGTTTGTCATAGTGGGGATTCCAACGCCATTGTGTGCAATCCGGCAACTGAAGAGTGGATGTCACTTCCATGTACTCAGCCTGGATCATCTGGCTCCCATAGTTATCTCAGGTTGGGTTTTGATCCACTATGGTCCCAACACTTTTATGTGTTCAACTTTCAGTGGTACCTATTCCCAGATGGTGTATACAGATATGAAGTTAAGGTATTTTACTCCGAGGATTCCACATGGTCTAGTTGTCTTTGGGAAACTAGTGATGCACTTTTGGGTGTTTCACTCTTTCTAAGCGGAGTCTTGTATGTGAAGAGCTCATTGGCGCATGAACTTCTAGCGCTGGATGCAACTGACACATGCTCACAGTTGCCCAATGCTAGGACTATTCAGCTGCCCGGATTTCCAAACGGACTAGCAGGTTTTTCTTTTGAGAATGGCTGTATTTCCCTGTCATGTGGGGTCTTGTGCTATGCACAACAAGAATTGGATGGCTGTATGATGCGAATCTGGAGTTTGGAAGGCTCTGGGAGGTGGGTGGTGAAGCATCGTCTAAGCATGAACGATGTATTTGGCAGGGATTTGTTGCTCCGTAACACTAACACTGCAGAAACGTGGTTTTTCGATTATTACATCCTAGCTATTGACTTGGAGAGGGAGCTAGTTATCGTTGCTGACCGAATCGCTCATATGGTCTTCTCATTTAGCATTAGTACTGGAAAATTGTCGGGGATTTGGATTGACAGTGAACCATGGCTAATTTACTACTACTACGTGCCATACTACAACAAGTTTCCAGCTTCAGTGCTTCAAAGGGCTCAAGTTTCCACAATCGCATTACCTGATGACCTGGTGGTGGAGATACTGTCTCGGCTGCCGTTGAAGTCCTTTTGCCGTTTCAAATGTGTCTGCAAGTCTTGGCTGGCCTTCTCATCTGATGCACACTACCGCCAGAAGCTCCCAAGAACCCCCACTGGTTTCTTGTACCAAAAACGTGAGCTTGACACCAGCATACATCTCGCCAGACTTCCCTCAAGTGACAGGGACATTGACACAACACTGAGCTTTCTGCCTTGTGATGGGTACCCCTTGGAGCTTAATGGCTGCAGCAATGGACTACTTCTTTCTTATAGTCGAGGTAGTACAGATGCAGAAATTTCCAACGCCATTGTGTGCAATCCGGCAACTGAAGAGTGGATGGAACTTCCATATACTCAACCTGGACCAACCGTCACCTTTAGTTACCTCATGCTGTGTTTTGATCCACTATGGTCCCAGCACTTTTATGTGTTCAATTTTCAGGAGAGCTATTTCTCAGCAGTTGAACACAAAACTGAAGTGAAGGTATTTTTCTCCGAGAATTCCACATGGTCTACTTGTCTTTGGGAATCTGATGATCCATGTTGGTCTGATGCACTCTTCGTAAATGGAGTGTTGTATGTGGAGAACACATTGTTGCATGATATTTTGGCGCTCGATGCACCGGACACATGCACACAATTGCTCAATGAAAGGACCATTCAGCTGCCAGGATTTGCAAGCGGGCCAAGCCAGGGGTTTGGTTGTTGGAATGGACGTCTTTGCCAGTCATGTGGGGTCTTATGTTTTGCACAACAAGAATTGGATGGTTGTATGATGCGAATCTGGAGTTTGGAAGGCTCTGACGGGTGGGTGGTGAAGCATCGTCTAAATATTAACAATGTACTTGGGAGGGACATAATCCTTCGTACTTGTACGTACGGATCGTGGTATTTTGAGTATGACATCTTTGCTTTTGACTTGGAGAGGGAGCTTGTTATTCTTGTTGACCGAATCGCTGATAATGTCCTCCTAGATAATCCCCGCAACGGAAAAGTCATCCCATTTAGCATCAGTACTGGAAAACTTTTGGAGATTTGGAATGCCAGCGAACCAGGCTGGGGTTACTACTACGTGCCATACTACCACAAGTTTCTAGCTTCAGTACTTCGAAGGGCATAA
- the LOC127346705 gene encoding F-box protein At5g49610: MSTSVLPDELVVDILSRLPLKSVCRFKCVCKSWLAFSSHPYYRQKLPRTPAGLLYRQREPVRLPWSLGTSIHLASLPGKGSEIDTRLNFVPLRYKNSNLEDCSNGLLLCYQGGGYKREEISNAIVCNPATQEWMALPNTEPGPPICSTDLRLCFDPLWSQHFYVFKFQSIPHLTPHIGTTTEVEVFFSEDSSWSDCLWETEHAFVGDALFVNGVLYVKHLWLREILALDAPDTSAQGLNSRIVQLPGFANDMFNCCDGCLCQASSVLCYAKQEMDGCVVRIWSLEGSDKWVVKHRVRMADVFGRDNLLSIDTEGYWHFDYDILAFDMERELVILEYKKADKIISVSISTGKRSRFVKIPKKFTQLYRSLFYVPYYGEVPALVR, translated from the coding sequence ATGTCCACATCTGTACTACCTGATGAGCTGGTGGTGGACATCCTGTCTCGACTGCCACTGAAGTCGGTTTGCCGCTTCAAATGTGTTTGCAAGTCTTGGCTTGCCTTCTCCTCTCATCCGTACTACCGCCAGAAGCTCCCACGAACTCCTGCCGGCCTCTTGTACCGACAACGTGAGCCCGTCAGACTTCCCTGGTCTCTTGGCACTTCCATCCATCTCGCCAGTCTTCCTGGAAAGGGCAGTGAAATTGACACGAGACTTAACTTTGTGCCACTACGTTATAAGAACTCAAACCTTGAAGATTGCAGCAATGGCCTACTTCTTTGTTATCAGGGAGGAGGTTATAAGCGTGAAGAAATTTCCAATGCCATTGTGTGCAATCCAGCAACTCAAGAGTGGATGGCACTTCCAAATACTGAACCTGGACCTCCTATTTGCAGTACTGATCTCAGGTTGTGCTTCGATCCATTATGGTCTCAGCACTTCTATGTCTTCAAATTCCAGTCGATCCCGCACTTGACCCCCCATATTGGGACCACGACTGAAGTTGAGGTATTTTTCTCCGAAGACTCCTCGTGGTCTGATTGTCTTTGGGAAACTGAGCATGCATTTGTTGGTGATGCACTCTTCGTAAATGGTGTGTTATATGTGAAGCACTTATGGCTCCGTGAAATTCTAGCGCTCGACGCACCTGACACAAGTGCACAAGGGCTCAATAGTAGGATCGTTCAGCTGCCAGGGTTTGCAAATGACATGTTTAACTGTTGTGATGGGTGCCTTTGCCAAGCATCAAGTGTCTTATGCTATGCGAAACAAGAAATGGATGGCTGTGTAGTGAGAATTTGGAGTTTGGAAGGCTCTGACAAGTGGGTAGTGAAGCATCGTGTAAGGATGGCTGATGTATTCGGGAGGGACAATTTGCTCAGCATCGATACTGAAGGATATTGGCATTTCGATTATGACATCCTTGCTTTTGACATGGAGAGAGAGCTAGTCATCCTCGAATACAAGAAAGCTGATAAGATCATCTCAGTTAGCATCAGTACTGGAAAACGCTCGCGGTTTGTAAAGATTCCTAAAAAGTTCACTCAACTGTACCGCAGTCTATTCTATGTGCCATACTATGGTGAGGTTCCAGCTTTGGTGCGCTAG